Sequence from the Uloborus diversus isolate 005 chromosome 8, Udiv.v.3.1, whole genome shotgun sequence genome:
gtgctttaaaatattataacttaAGTTCTATGCGTTCTACAGAGTTTCAGAACAActcttttcaaaaagaaatgcatTTAGTTAAATTTGCTATGTAACATCTATAAttgtaatgaaaaatttattttttacaaatctttaaaattctaatttttttgaggcactttttaaatatattatgaaaaaatatatgattttaaatgtgttttaatgaatactttcaaaaattttcagagttcaacTATGAAGAGATCAGCAGTTATGGTAAATCATATAGTACGTAAATTACATTACATGTATAATTCATACTATTTCtcagtgttttttaaattttttttctctctcccttctttaagtttttcttttgataactgttaggcataaatgcctgttaataacaacagtaaataatcctatctcatcacctcatAACAACAATAGTAAAAGAATATGTTTTTCGTTACTTaaaatgtattaccaatcattctgcatgactggggtaaaaacgcttatcagcactcattcacgTTGGTtgaatcgaccgaatgtttggTTTCACTTTCGTCCACCTTTGGCGGAACTCTGTAGTGGATGGCGTCACATGGAAGCTTCTAGAAGGAATCTGATAGCAcgtgtgcttaacgatagcagtgaCGAGTGTCTGTTCACGTGACTcgggggatatttaaactgctcaGGGCTTATGTTCGTTCTCTTTGATTATCTCTCATCGTCATAGGCGGTTGGTAGGCCGGCattcgaacttgcttgttcgtCCCGCTCGCTTTTCTTGAATATGATGAGCTTGTGTTAGCTTATTTCCTAAGGGTTTTCTTCGTCGAAGTATTTAGCCGATAGTCATGCAGTTTATATTTCATCATTGCTGTATTAGTTATCTTGTGCATTAATAGCACataaagattatatatatatatatatatatatatatatatatatatatatatatatatatatatatataatgattaagtttttagcatatttttatcatttacagaatgttttagcttatttacataattgtttaataaaacgtcattcaattttgaaatagtttgttAGTCTTATTTCAGAACTCACTCTGCAAGTATTAAAGGAAATATTGGGGAGATTATATTAGAAATTCTCCGCAACAATAACTATTCCTTTTCCTCTTTGCGTCCTCACTGCACAAGCTTCTTAGCAGACgttgaaatcattttttcaacatttagtGTGATTCTCTCTAAACTTTGTAATTGAGAAACTGACAATGCTGAGAACTTGTTTttcgtttcaaatattttagtaataaatggAAACTAATTCAACCACATTCATATTGCAACTCATAATAATCAGTATAAActtgaattgttttaaaattagcaATATTGATCTTTTGAATGAATGCTACACAATTTGCATTCAATCCACAGGTgtgtagggtggttcaaaaatacatgttaaaaaaaaagtttcgcttAGATAAcaagacacccctcaatatttctAGACTTGTGGATAACAATATAATGGAAGAATTTCAGCTTCTCGTTTCAACTAAAAGATGGTGCTCaacacccctcccccaaacttcataagtatgggaagggggattaaaaaatacattgaaatgaaaaaacaatgctacttaTTATAATATAAACAATTAATATGCAtacatattgcaataaaataattatttacaaaaaacagctggggaaattaaatgtttctaaatttgtgacattttctatgcttcggctaatgttaaattgaggagtcattgagcatcctcttaacatttgagtaagaagctaaaacttttacagcataatgctattagtaagtctaaaacaaatagggggtgtcttggactctagctgaaaaaaagtttttttgaaccaccctaatggggTGTTTGAGCTATGGCACACCCAAATTCTCTGAAGCATCTTTAAAAAGAGAGACAGAAAACAAAACCTCCTAAAACTTAGGTAAACATGAAAGTTTCAATGGCAGCCACACTATGAACCTCCAGAAGCACCGTTATCCAGagtgttagaattttttttaaatatcacatAAAACTCACAGTACTTATCCTTAGAAACGTTgaactcttttttgtttttttgtatcttttttttaaattttttatcgtaaaatatttgtttttgaaatttgcaaAGATAATAAATTGGCAGAAACAAAACGTTTTAACTtttagtaatatatatatacatatatatatatatatatatatatatatataaaatatatatatatatatatatatatatatatatatatatatgactttACTAAAGGGTAAGTTTAAGAATACTATAagataataaaatagaaaattattaaaaagtacacaatgtgaaaaaaaaaaaaaaaaaaaaagtaagtgctCGTCACAATTgcttatttcagttttcaaaagcaTAAAAGATTATTCTAATTAAAATACCGTTAAAACTGCTAATCCTTcgataactattattttttttaagttactgccttcaaattagctttaaaaatattttttttattggtcaggatttcatgtttttttttttatttttttataaatgtaatgtaattaaCATCTAAATCCTTGAAAtctgttcttaaaaaataaagaaaaaactcaaACCTTATTTAGAAGTACATCTATGAAAGTTTGGCATGAATTTTTTGTTGATTCATCTAATGAAGTTGACCCTTCAGATTTGGGTGTGCAACTCTCCTCACGACTGAATGATAGGGACTTAGTgagatatttttccttttctaatccctaagaaaaaatgaaagatagatatataaacatatataaaTCAAACACATCGAGTCATTCTATATTTAAACACACGTTTCTCAGTAGAAACAGAATGACATTTTCAATCTTAAGCATGGTTGGCAGGTTATTGTAACATATCAGCAGGGCTGCAATTTAGGTGATGCTTCTAAGACAGAAagtatttgccccccccccccaacccctccCATAAATGCTgaggagagggaaaaaaaataattaatatatgtTGTTGATTTAAATGTGTTAAAACTGGTGTGTTTgagctttatttaatttttagcagtaaaaGAATAGTTCTAAGTatagaattgaagaaaaaatctgcagaaaaagatttttcaaaattatagctctaaaaacgtaattttaaactatctttggtaaTGTGTTAGGGTGATGGGAGTTCAAGGTTTTCCcctaaaaattcaaagaaagtgaaggctatttttgatgatgttagggaaaGCAATTTTATATAAATGTTCTAATTTTATTTACAACAAAAGTACTTTGATAACAAAAATTTGATCttacattcatttaaaaaaaaaataaaaaaaatctgaaagcatATAAGATTGAAAACACTACAAAATATGAACAAAATGGTTGCAATAAACATGGGCAACCTGATTAGTGATAAACAACTTAacttcttgaattttcatttatcaGAGAGAAATTGAGCAATATATGCTAATGGaaatgttgaagaaaaaatgGAACAACACCAAAATCATCCTTCAAAACTTGCTGGGTAAAAGATTGCAGATATACCACTGGGTGACACAAAGGGTTAAGCATTCAGTGTTTCTCATACTTTATGGTTTAGGATTAGACCAATACTGCTTCATTTTCAGTCATATACTTCAATTAGGAAACCTTTCAGGCTTTGCATTATTCCCTAACTGACATTTACATATGCATATTAATgtaagaaaaatttattctacAAATGTTAAGAAAACTTACTGAGCTTGAGctatttttcaaaagattttgtgAAAGCTCCTCAGAAGGAATGCAATCTAATTCAGTCTCAGTTGACTGCAAATGATCCATGTCATTATTGTCCAACTCTTGAATAAAACTTTCACGcttctagaaattaaaaaaaaaagcttggaaaAGTGAAATGGACCATAAAATATTACCTTTTACTAAAGCAATAGATACCTGTTATTAACTGACTTCAGAATGAAGTACAGTCCTTAAGctttaatttgatttaatttatttcagctattttaattttaaaaaagaaaaatgtttcaataaccAGAAAATTTggaacagaaataatttttaggtAATAAAATGATAAGGGTTCATAAAATATAGTGTTCCCATGATATATGTACAAGCTacatatatttccttttttttaatgaaaacattttgaaagtttacAATGAACACATCATGATTAAAAGAATTGAGCGTATTCACCAGCAATaattataattttctaagaaatgtgactttctttacaaaataattcaaatgttttccaatgtGCAGTTTCCAATGttcagtgaaaatttttgaaaagatagATTTTAAATAGCATAATTACTTATACAAAAATCTTATTACAGGgaataccaatacaatgaaacgtttcaatgaaataaatgttttgtctAGTTTTAATTACCATTACATTGTTTTAATTCTATTACAATGAAATTCTTATTActacaaacaaaattttattataacgGGAATTTCAATTTGTAGAAATGCAATTGTGCTATAGCAGTGATATTGCAATAGCGAAATTGCAACACTTCAATTTTAGTTGTAGACAGCTACGCAAAACTCAAAAGAGAAAAGTATAAGTAAGTAtgtcaataaaataaatattaagtacaaaaatatttattttgtggcATATAATTTTAACGAATGAAGAATAAAGAACATAAAGTTCAGAAgagacacaagatggtcttctgtttttatttaaattattttttagaatacaGTAAAATGATGTTAAATCAAATATCAAGGGACTGTTAATTTTGTTCCTTGCAATGGAATTTCTTAGTAGTGGAGTTcaattggaaattaaaaataaattaaaatgaatagaaaacctTGGCAATATATGTAATTCTGAAGCAGGAatcctcaaagaaaaaaatcatacaaaatatCAATATTACATAATCACTAAAAAATTAGCAGCATAAAGTATGTTTTTTATTGAACAGAAAAAATTACTTGCTATCATCGCAATGATCTTTAAATGGTACAACATACAAATTTATCGCGTAAAGTccgtattttgtaattttttttgtacaagtgAGTTTGTAGTTGTACATAATAAGAAGTTGAGTAGTTAAATAATATCGGAAAAAATATAATGTGGTTCCTTTCTCAGAGAGGAAAGAAAATTGCTCCATTTCTAAACTTGCTGAGACTTCAACAGgtataattttaagaataaaataaaataaaataattataacatcACATTTTTTCAGACTAAGAATATGGGGTAAGTTGGTATACTCTTTGTGGGGCATGTTGGACCAGACCAACCTACCctactttatttaaaaacttttgtttttctcttaaatctcaataattataacaatattctaagtgaAGGTTTGTCTTAAGTCGGAAACTGCAGCaacaaaaattaaatggaatgtgaaatagaataaaaatacaacaaaatagtGTTTTAGAGAAGATCACCCCGACCCTCCAACCAAAGATTGTTGAGATCAAATGCATGAAAGATTTTAACAGATTCATACCACATTTCGATAGTTTTGAACATTTGTTCCAAGGGAGTCTGCCTGCATAATAGCAAATTGATACTGGATTTTACATCTCATTTTTGGCAACAAATTACCACAAATCCCCAATTTATGACATTACTTTGtttgaattgaaattaataatgattttcctataaaaaaactaaaagagttCTTAACGAataacctttgtgcttgaaaattaaatgaatgaattaccatcattttaatgcacaaaaattgcaaattacggCTGCAGagacgtgtttcggggttaaaaagaacccctttttcaatgcaaagaagtgtgagcttttggatgataAGTCATTTGAGGAAAGCTGTCCTCGGATGACTTGTAGCccggaaacacgtgtctgcagtaatttgcagtttttgtgcacttaaACATTGGTAaatccaggggtctggccagagcaaatttgggtccgttaacggacccttcacaaaaatccgatcaaccaaaacggacatttcacaaaaatccgatcaaccaaaacggacctttcacaaaaatccgatcaaccaaaacggacccttcacaaaattctggtaaacaaaaacggatctttcacaaattgtttattgaaagagcaaatctcaaattaaaaataatacagcatatttaaagttaaattagaggaatcaacttacacaaaatcagctaattttgcaaaaggaaaaaaaaaaaatcggcactcttgtgatgctcctgcaagccataaataattactaccaccaaataaatataatgcctgttgttggtttctttgaaagaaattaacagctgaaagtcagtttggtttataattttgcttgtttgttttatgcagcggtgttgttgtaaacttctttggagaaccgtcaacattctctgaataggcgtagtaagcacttttctccccactcatgaattaatcatcaataatatacagcgaaatgaatttagaactgcaaaagatagtatgggtggggcggatgtgatcgcttcagatacggttacaaaatttaaacttatcgccacttagtgtctggtggtgcgatgttaaactgttattttgggagaaagttatatgggtttggtttttcgatactaaaaaggataattaactttaaataaacttttaattaccgttatttttttctatagatgtctacattttgaaaaacgcaatctttttacatccgatatgagaatcatattttattctttttttcaagctaacttcgttttattaggatgcaaataaatgaaaagtctctttatttttgtaacaaagcttatttcaagtttttaaaggggaattccattttcttttatgagtcaatagtTAAAATGCTGAAGCGATggtttattctttattttatttatttatttatttatttttgcttcaactgtgtccagatattaatgatatgtttatcataggactctaaaatgcaattcaaaagtaatttcatcaaaaatatttattttagaagccgtttttatacttttgattccttcactttgaggattgcaatctctttgcatccgctgtggaaatctgatttttcgaattttcgatgtttagtacgcttagttaagaggtaaacaaatatttttttattattgtgaaaatcacggagtttataaggtttgaacgaaactttgtgctcttaaacagtgtcttttgttaaaaagttaaatgctgaacccctgcctaattttttttcttagtattttaaatactatacaaaaaacatttctagtataatttaacatgatgtagaatggtagataaatattgatacttgaggggtgcccatctcccagggagtgatgcctcccccctctcttcaaatactagaaaaacactcaagaatgatattctcaacagaaaagagagaaaacactcaactttaagtgtcaatgatgcagtttccaccatctcaaaagtctaaactttcgtttttataagaaaaaaaaaaattaaattatttgatttttcacaaaattatttatttttcacaaaaaacggaccttgtgaaaaatcctggacagacccctgaaatCATTCATTTAAAGGATTCTTTTCGAACATTGGATAAAAAGGGAATTTCGGGGGGCGTAAAAGGTAAATTTAAGCTGAAATTTgatagaaattttttcaaaaataataacttaattcaTTTTATAGAAAGAAGTAAAATGTTTACCATCTGAAGGTGCTTTGGAATCCCATCAAAAATTTCTGGAACAGCATTTTTATGAAGTCGTATCTTGGCTGTAGATGTGCAGTCAAACATCTCTTCTGAAAAGTGTTTTGAACAAAGTGCGCTGTTTGTAGATGGTTGCCATATTTCCCCAGTAGTTGGATCTTTGCGACAAACAGCTCTAATCCACATCATCCTAAGCTTTGGATCCTTAGGAAACctataaaaaacacatttcaatTAGGTACGCTGACACATAACAACTAATATGTATGCAtagaaaatatttagttttgcaatattttgatttgtgAACACTTTATTTTAATGCACCCCTCTCTTGCTCTGATTATACATGCCGTGTATTTCTGAACATTTAGATTTTCCAAACTCAAACTATTTTTTGACATGGCTGAGGACCTAAAATTTCACTGCTAGCTAATCGTTgaaagacttaaaattttgtgaaaaaaaaaagaagagcttATATACTGAATTACTCAAATTATTCTGCTTTTAAGACAGAAATAGTACTTAAAACTGCCTTaagagctttctttttttttcaggggcTCACTGCTGGTAGGTCATTGACCTTCCAAAATAAAACCCTCATTCAGCAAATTATGCTGATGATTCGTCAACTTTGGTGAAAacattgcaacattgagatttttaattctttttgaaaagttttttaatgatgcctagTGTTCCTTCTCATTAAATGTTATGTATGTATTGTATGATAACCAGGGGCGCACATAagagaggggtccagggggtccggacctgTCCCATCGCTCCTGATTTTTCCagaataattttagttttcataaataaaaaaatttactttcttttCTCTCTTCCATCCTTGTTAACATACAACGCCTTCTGACTCTCATTACTGAACTATTCATTGACTTCCTATCGTACaattgataaaatcaaaagaacgCTTGGCAGAATACTGGTATCTAATAGGAGAATAGGGTTTTAACTCTCTCGGCCCTCCCTTTGAAAAACTCCTGTATGCACCACTGATGATAACGTAACATTCGGGGGGAAAAAATCCCTATCGAAGATTAAAATTTGAAGGCACCTCTGTGTGGTTTCATAAACAGCAATGATAGCAAAGCTTTAGGGACAAAAACAGGATCATCTTCAGTGGGGGATACATGGGGGgctcatgaccctccccccccccaaacccgcaAAAGTATTGGAATGTctgcttaaaaaaacaaaaaacttgacGGAAACCGtaagaaaatgtaaatatatttttgaattcaatttgtgGGGCATTACAGGAAGGGCTGGATACAAGGAAGGGGAGGATCATGGGggttgtgaccccccccccccatctcaatCTGCAACAATACTTTGAAATTCGttataaatttcattgcatttaagTAGAGAAAATAACTGctcgaaaaaaatgaaagaaaagcctGACCGATACCATACGAAACTTGAGCTTCCGCACAGTTACAgaaaatttcagtcttcagaaatttttgctttattccACTATTGCCCCTGCAATCAATATATAAATTTATCATgtgcataaaacattttttattagatTCGTAGTATTTATGTATTGTGTTGGCTGGTGTGAATACTGATCTAGAGCATGTTCAggggggtcgatccaggttttattttttaggtCTGGATtttgtgaaaaagtaaaatatttttgtgagttttctttatttttgcaaaaaagaaattttcatgaattttctcttttttttttttttggaaaaacgtaATATCAAAGCATTTTTAGTCTTCATACTTTATTGAGAAAGCCCTGTATGTATAAGTCTAGTATGAGCAAATGatgtaatgcataaaaaatatgcttaaaattcTTGGATTTAATCAGAGATCTTAAAAAGTGAtgcattcaaacaaatttttataacaGAGTATCTGTAGGGCTACTTTTATGacgcagaattttgtgaatggggccgctctTATGATGCAGACTTTTGTGAATGGGGTCGCTCTTATGATGCAGacttttgtgaatggggccgctctTATGATGCAGACTTTTGTGAATGGGACCACTTTTATGATGTGGAATGTTGTGAAGGGGCTGCAAAGCGGACCCAATTTTGACCTATATCCACTCTGAGGTTGTGAtacaatttaacaagaaaattgtAGTACATATGACTTCATTCTTGAGCTTGacccccctaaaatgaaatcctgtattcACCCCTGATCATCTTGAAGTCTGTTTTTATGTGCATTGAGAAGAAATGAAAGATACTTGAATattaagaaaaacataactgaatCCTAGTTCTACGAAGCTTATGAGAGAGTGGCCGTGGAGAGTCTGCTAGTACAGATTCTGACGTAGAATCACCTCCATTTAATTGGCaaacataaaattttgcaaatattttactgcAACCCCTAGAAAATTCGGAAGATGAATTGTGTTTAACAAACTGATGTTTAAAGATGGGATAAAAAGAAATATGAGCAgtcaaaaaatgtatattttcaaaagttttttaataaaattcattctctgtaaagattttttagagtatttaaatgTAGTACatacaaataataaattttaccAAGCTATAAGTGTTCAAGTCTACATCTATGACACACTATTACTGAGAAAGACAATAAAACTTATGTTTCAGCCCTTGAAACTTCAAGTTATCAAGAGTTGGCTGCATTCAGTGCTTCCCCAATACGGAATGAACAAGtacctttttgcaaaaaaggaaacggtagcaaaacaaatttataaatgcACAAATTAACGAAGAATTGCAGTTTTTTTGTAAACTTGTGCGTTGTTTCATCATATTCCAAACCAAATCAAATATTCTGCAGTATTTTGCTCGATGCCTCATCTACAAACTCGATGATTTTTACGTACCTATGGAAAGTGATTCCCGGATCTCTCTTGTTGATTTTACTAGAACAACCATAAGCTTCACATTCACCCATTACTTATTGACAAATGGgaatttagaaaaaatgaaatgctTCCAAAATGCAGCagttgaaaagaaatagataatAGCGATTGGATCGTGATTTCTCGTCAGATTAAATGCTAATctcgaaaagttaaaaaaaaaaaaaaaaaaagaagattttaaagaaaatttttaacactgacaaaatttgtttttctccTCCAAAATTATGGAAAGCATGCCTTTTTTGACGAAAAAGTTGAagctataaaattttaattattagcgacattttaaatttaaaaaaaagagcttcaATTTCAACTGAAACTTTTGAActccaaaaaatgaaaagtgaaacaTCAACAATCACGTTCGGTTACGGACCGAAAGCGTCAGgatgaaatagtgcaatatcttcgTTTTTCTACTTGAAtttcttatcgttcatgctgccatctagtgaacAGATGTATGAGTATCAagcaatattaattataaaataaggttgcaaagTCCTTAAGTTGTCTTCTTTTTTGTtccgtattcatttattctttataattagccaaaatataaatatttgaagaattaaaaaggttacatttagcgtttatgatttaaaaaaatgaaaaatagactttttcatttacatacataattatttactttagtgcaatcttataaagaaaagagaagaagaatgtattatttttggttacacttggtgtaaatgggtgaataaataaattttcaaatttattaatatataaacatgataaaattcaaattgcctgtaattgttagtaataataaaattattcaaagggaCAGGAATAAAGTAGTATTATTAAGCGTTTTTTCATTTGGGTTATTCTGAATAAATACATTGTGCATTTGCATGAAATGGACTTATGATATGTAAAAGCTACGATTCATAAAatgagtaatttaaaattggacgacaaacattggacgttcttgggaattggtatttgttacatttggaggatgtaaaataattcctctgaacaaaaaaaaataatgtaacctcaactgatgaaagtactcaataaacttcggtaaaaaaatattttagaaatgaataaaaaaagcattgatgaaattattttcttcctgttcatttactttttacacttagtattcattattaattaatgccaggtgaaaaataactatgtacagtagaataaaagttattaaactagttttttGATAATCATATCTTTAAATAGTGAAAAGGGTGctgaaaaaatgtcagttaattaaaagtgaaattaaaagtgagctacgaaaatttttaattggaaaaaaaaaattcaaatt
This genomic interval carries:
- the LOC129228087 gene encoding THAP domain-containing protein 6-like isoform X1, translated to MGECEAYGCSSKINKRDPGITFHRFPKDPKLRMMWIRAVCRKDPTTGEIWQPSTNSALCSKHFSEEMFDCTSTAKIRLHKNAVPEIFDGIPKHLQMKRESFIQELDNNDMDHLQSTETELDCIPSEELSQNLLKNSSSSGLEKEKYLTKSLSFSREESCTPKSEGSTSLDESTKNSCQTFIDVLLNKHDNCAVDYSDEQFQDFLTQANRLESQESDTVKDPGSDSSSEDEVEKSLSNKELKRRIAILEAKLMIKNRENRLLRDRNRRLQQKVEKLSPGTKKAKSQLLYL
- the LOC129228087 gene encoding uncharacterized protein LOC129228087 isoform X2; translated protein: MGECEAYGCSSKINKRDPGITFHRFPKDPKLRMMWIRAVCRKDPTTGEIWQPSTNSALCSKHFSEEMFDCTSTAKIRLHKNAVPEIFDGIPKHLQMGLEKEKYLTKSLSFSREESCTPKSEGSTSLDESTKNSCQTFIDVLLNKHDNCAVDYSDEQFQDFLTQANRLESQESDTVKDPGSDSSSEDEVEKSLSNKELKRRIAILEAKLMIKNRENRLLRDRNRRLQQKVEKLSPGTKKAKSQLLYL